A DNA window from Helianthus annuus cultivar XRQ/B chromosome 15, HanXRQr2.0-SUNRISE, whole genome shotgun sequence contains the following coding sequences:
- the LOC110913708 gene encoding agamous-like MADS-box protein AGL80, with protein sequence MPRSKVKLAFIENKKAMKSSFMKRKECLKNKLKELCTLCGIDACAIIYSSYEPGLEVWPKDNTAFQNVLNAFLTKLPMERNKFMSNQDSYIKERISKVDGQIKKQIVTTRDFMKANLMSVCLSGKVSLAGLNSKYLNNLGSFTGHKLPEIKERIKVLKSDAPASQLQPPEPKEVVGCKCSSYRVTVAYQFCVNQSKSPS encoded by the coding sequence ATGCCTAGGAGCAAAGTGAAGCTTGCTTTCATAGAAAACAAGAAGGCAATGAAAAGCTCCTTCATGAAAAGAAAGGAATGCCTGAAGAACAAGCTGAAGGAGCTGTGCACCCTATGCGGCATCGATGCATGCGCCATCATTTATAGCTCATACGAACCTGGACTCGAGGTGTGGCCCAAAGACAACACTGCTTTCCAAAATGTGTTAAACGCGTTCCTTACGAAGTTACCCATGGAGAGGAACAAGTTTATGTCCAACCAGGATAGCTACATTAAAGAAAGGATCAGCAAGGTCGACGGTCAGATCAAGAAGCAGATCGTGACGACCCGGGATTTTATGAAGGCAAACTTGATGTCAGTATGCTTGAGTGGTAAAGTCTCACTTGCTGGCTTGAACTCAAAATATTTGAATAATCTTGGGTCATTCACTGGTCATAAACTCCCAGAAATTAAGGAGAGGATTAAGGTTCTCAAAAGTGATGCCCCTGCATCTCAGTTGCAACCACCAGAACCGAAGGAAGTTGTGGGTTGTAAGTGCAGTTCCTaccgggtaactgtcgcttatcagttctgtgtCAACCAAAGCaaaagtccaagttaa